The Apis mellifera strain DH4 linkage group LG8, Amel_HAv3.1, whole genome shotgun sequence genome contains a region encoding:
- the LOC100576916 gene encoding cuticle protein 18.7: MRTIIILATIFSAAIAEPGYVRSVIPYSYLEVLDTPEVAQAKAAHLATQAYEAARNTLGYAHVPALIHVYTPVSGAPLGADGNVIDTPEVAEAKAAHLTAHALETAKNLGLHPYGALAFASLPYAYRFGYGAPIGPDGRVIDTPEVAAAKAAHLAAHEAAKLANNP; encoded by the exons ATGAGAACAATA ATCATCCTAGCCACAATTTTCAGTGCAGCCATAGCAGAGCCAGGATACGTGCGCTCAGTGATTCCCTACAGTTACCTGGAAGTTTTGGACACACCGGAAGTGGCACAGGCGAAGGCAGCCCATCTCGCGACTCAAGCGTACGAGGCGGCAAGGAACACGCTCGGATACGCTCACGTGCCAGCTTTAATCCATGTTTACACACCTGTATCTGGCGCGCCCCTCGGCGCTGATGGAAATGTTATCGATACGCCTGAGGTCGCGGAGGCGAAGGCTGCTCATCTGACCGCTCACGCACTG GAGACTGCGAAGAATCTAGGCCTCCATCCATATGGCGCCTTGGCTTTCGCTTCGCTGCCTTATGCTTATAGATTTGGATACGGTGCCCCCATTGGTCCTGATGGCAGAGTGATAGACACTCCGGAAGTTGCAGCGGCGAAAGCAGCTCATTTGGCCGCGCATGAAGCTGCAAAACTTGCTAATAATCCTTGA